The genomic stretch GCACCGGACATGAGCCAGACGTGAACGAACAGCGCACCAACCTGACCTCCCGCCAGCGCCTGCACGAATACCAGGCGATGCTGGCCCGCCGCCTGCAGGAGGCGCGCGCCAAGTCGGCGACGGAAGGCTTTCTGGGCGTGCAGATCGGCGACCACCACTGGCTGCTGTCGCTGACCGAAACCGGCGAGGTGCTGGACTACCAGCCGCCCGCACGCGTGCCGCTCACACAGCCGTGGTACCTCGGTCTCGTGAACGCGCGCGGCAATCTGCTCGGCGTGATCGATTTCGGCCTGTTCTGCGGTGAAGCGCCGACGGGCAGTGGCAGCGGCGCCAAGATCGTGGTGCTGTCCAAAGACCCGCAGCGTGCGTGCGCGATTGTCGTGCCGCGCGTGGCCGGCCTGCGCAGCCTGAGCGATCTGCAGCCTGCGGAAGCCACGGCGGAAGAGGGGCGCCCGTGGTTGGGACGCGCCTGGAGCGACGCGCAGGGCACGCAATGGCGCGAACTGGATGTGCGGCAGTTGCTGGCCGATCCGGCGTTCCTGCAGGTCGGTCGCAGCCGCACGTAAAGCGAGTGGGCAATCAGGCCGTAGAGCCGTAGAGCACACGAGAAAGAAAGATTGGGCACGCCGCAACGGGAGCGGCGTGTGCAGGGGCAAGAGGCGGTGCGAGGCGCGTGCAACAGGGCGCGCCAGGTGGCCAAGGTGTATTCACGGGCATCGCCGAAGGTGCGTACCACGCCAGATGGAACAAGGCGCGGACGCGGACGGGAAATCCATGCGGCTGATCTCGACAGAACGGGACGGCAGCATCGACAAGAAAAGAGGGTCCTATGGGGTTCAAGTGGTTCAACGCAGGTCGCCGTGCCGGTGAGGCAGGGGCGCCGGAGGTTGCAGCGGAGGGCGCGTCGACGGCTTCCGTGCAGTTGGCGCAGTTGGACAATGCGTCCCATACGGATGACGACAATCCTGCTGGCACGCCCACGCAACTGGGCCGCTCGCCCATGGATGCCGTGGTCGGCTGGATGGAGCGCGTGCCGTTTGCCGCGCAGCAGCGCGTGTTCACGATCGGCCTGGTGGTCGGTCTGCTGGCCCTGCTGATCTCGGTGTACCTGGATAACCGCCAGGCCAACAACGGTTCGGTGCAGATTGAAATTGCCGGTGACACGCTGATGCACTCGCAGCGTCTGGCCAAGGCGGTGCCGGTTGCGCTGCTGGGTAACACCAACGCATTCGCCCAGCTCAAGGAGAGCCGCGCGCGTTTGCAGGAAAACCTCGATGCGCTGAAGAACGGCAACTCCGAGCGCGGTGTACGCGCCTCGGGTGGCGATGCCGAAGCGTTGCTCGACAAGTCGATCGAAGAGTGGAAGCGCAGCGACAAGAGCGCCCAGGCCATTCTGGCGCAGGAAAAGACGCTGGTGGCGGTGGGTAAGACGCTGAACGTGTTCAACGCGTCGAACCCCGAACTGCTGGAAGAAGCCGAGCAGATCTCGTCGATGAAGCTGCAGACCAACGCGCCGGCGCGTGA from Ralstonia pickettii encodes the following:
- a CDS encoding chemotaxis protein CheW, whose amino-acid sequence is MNEQRTNLTSRQRLHEYQAMLARRLQEARAKSATEGFLGVQIGDHHWLLSLTETGEVLDYQPPARVPLTQPWYLGLVNARGNLLGVIDFGLFCGEAPTGSGSGAKIVVLSKDPQRACAIVVPRVAGLRSLSDLQPAEATAEEGRPWLGRAWSDAQGTQWRELDVRQLLADPAFLQVGRSRT